The genome window AATCCGATGATGGGAGCGCCCGTCTTCATGGCCAGGTCCATGATCTTGCAAATTTTGGCCGCATGGGCCTCGGACAGCGAGCCGCCGAAGGTGGTGAAATCCTGGGCATAGACATAGACCAGCCGGCCATTAATGGTCCCGTAGCCGGTCACCACGCCATCGCCCAGGACGCGCTGGCGCTCCATGCCGAAATCGTAACAGCGGTGTGTGACGAAGCGGTCCAGCTCGGTGAAGCTCCCTTTATCCAGCAGAAGCTCCAGCCGCTCGCGCGCGGTAAGCTTGCCCTGTTCGTGCTGACGGCGGATGCGCTCTTCCCCGCCGCCGAGGCCAGACAGCGCTTTCAGTTCCCGAAGCCGGCGGATTTTTTCCTCGTGTGCCCCCATGGGCAGAGCATCCTTCCCGGGGCTTACAACCCCATGATGCGGTTTTCCAGAATCTGGTCTTTCTTAAAGCGGTGGAGCTGAAGCGCGGCGATGGCCGCATCCAGCAGTGCGTCCTCCGGCACCAGCCCCACAATCTCGCTCTCCACCACGCTCACCCCCCAGCGCGCCGCCTCACTGCGGATCATGTCCAGCACCCGCAACAGCGGCGTGCCGTGGAAATCGGTCACGCTCATGGAGATCTGGGCGCGTCCTTCCACCAACAGCCCCAGTGCCTTGACATACCGCAGGCCGCCGCTGGAATAGCGCACCGCCTTGGCGATGGCCTTGGCGATCTCCACATTGTTGGTGTTGAGGTATACGTTGAACGCCACCAGTGGAGGGCGGGCGCCAATGGCGGTGGCGCCGGCACTCCCCATGCGCGCCGGCCCAAAGTCCGGCTCGCGCTCCGGCGCCTTGCCTATTTCCTCGGCGATTTTCTCGTACTCGCCGCGCCGGATATCAGCCAGATTGCGCCTCTCGGCACGCGTTGCGGCTTCTTCATATAAGTACACGGGGATACCCAGCTCTTCCCCGACCCGCTTGCCCAGCCGGCGGGCCATCTCGACACAATCCTGCATGGTCACGCCGCGCAGAGGAACAAAGGGCACCACATCGGCCGCCCCCATACGGGGATGTTTGCCCTTATGCTGGCGCATGTCAATCAGCTCAGCGGCTTTGGCAATGGAGCGGAAGGCGGCTTCTTC of Anaerolineae bacterium contains these proteins:
- the ftcD gene encoding glutamate formimidoyltransferase is translated as MKQIVECVPNFSEGQRKEVIDQLVAAITSVPDVIVLDVEADPDHNRSVITFVGEPAAVEEAAFRSIAKAAELIDMRQHKGKHPRMGAADVVPFVPLRGVTMQDCVEMARRLGKRVGEELGIPVYLYEEAATRAERRNLADIRRGEYEKIAEEIGKAPEREPDFGPARMGSAGATAIGARPPLVAFNVYLNTNNVEIAKAIAKAVRYSSGGLRYVKALGLLVEGRAQISMSVTDFHGTPLLRVLDMIRSEAARWGVSVVESEIVGLVPEDALLDAAIAALQLHRFKKDQILENRIMGL